A window of Streptomyces gilvosporeus contains these coding sequences:
- a CDS encoding DUF6191 domain-containing protein encodes MFNVVEELFAPGRKHTDEERQKMSLVVDDVGDGDPGEGPIDLASGTVVVRAPGPRAAPARSEDAG; translated from the coding sequence GTGTTCAATGTCGTCGAGGAACTGTTCGCACCCGGCCGCAAGCACACCGACGAGGAGCGGCAGAAGATGTCGCTCGTGGTCGATGACGTGGGGGACGGGGATCCCGGGGAGGGCCCGATCGACCTCGCGTCGGGGACGGTCGTCGTCCGGGCGCCCGGGCCGCGCGCCGCGCCCGCGCGTTCGGAGGACGCGGGCTGA